Sequence from the Polypterus senegalus isolate Bchr_013 chromosome 3, ASM1683550v1, whole genome shotgun sequence genome:
GACCTTCAGAAGGGGATACAGCTTTGGTGGTGCATGAGCATAAACCATCCAGCCCCCCTTCCTTGTCAGGAACAGCTGCCATTGTTACCACTGCCACTAACATTAATCATGCCAGTATGTACAACAGCAGCAGCACCTCCAAAACAGTTCAGGTTACAGCACCCTCCACTGGTAGCACCACAGTGGGAAACCTTATTAGGACTACAGCAGACTGGAAGGGAGACTCCAGGAAAGATTTATCTCTTTCATCAGCCTTTGTGAATCCTGGAGTAACTGATGGAATTGGGTCAATGTATGGCAAAGATGTACATGGGCCATTAGTTAAGCAGGAGTCCTTCTATGATCACAGCaacatttctgtaactgctgctCCTTCATCCAGTGTAATTAGCCCTAACATTAGGACCAGTTTTCAACAGTCAAAAGTGAAAAGTATGAGTAACGAAAAGGAAATTGGTGGACTGCAAAATGTGAATACTGCTAAACCTACTGTTCCCCCACCTACGGCATTTGAAACAGTCCAGCCATTGTCTGATCAACCCTTATCTTCTCAGGCTCATGAAAGCCCTTACCATAAATCTTTTCCTAGAAAAACTCAAAGCATTGAGGAGGTATTGGACAAGTTGGATGCAGAACTTGAAAGGCGGACACAAAGTGAAATAGAATTATTGGAGGTGGAGAAGGAGGAGCAAAATGTAAATGATACAATGCCCATTTTGACTTGTAATGATGACAAGGTGTCTCCAGCTCAGtctgtttcaaataaaaagttcCAGCAACGATGTATTGAGAAAGATACAGCAAGAATGTCAGCATCTTCTCTTTACTGGACAACTGGAAATAGTAATGCTATTCACCTCCCCGCCTCTCCAGCTGAAGACGAGCGACCAAAAACTCCTGGACTTGACCTTGGTGCTGAGCAGGAGAAGCAGAGGAACAGGAGTGAAAGCAAAAACAGCAGGGAGATGCAAGGACCTCAGGTATCACAGTCACCAAATACCTCAGGAACTACATCTTACAGACCCTCCGAAATGGATGGTCTATTAATGCAACAAACAGCAGCAGTTTTACCCAAAGATCTAGCAATGCTAGGAGCTGTAAGAGGCAATCGGACACCATCCCAGGGGGCAACATCTCCATGTTTTACAATGGACAGACGGCAGGATTGCTTAAAAGGAGTAGTAATAAAAAAAGAGACAGAACCTGTAAAAATAGAAAATGGTAAGAAGTTGTTTGAAGATTTTTCTGCCAGCCCTGGTGGTCAGGCTGATCAGTTTGAGGAGCCATCAGAATTGTCCACCATTTTGCCTGACGGTTTAGCCAATATCATGAAAATGTTGGATGAGtctattaaaaaagaagaattatatAAGAACACCAGTCAAGTTAAGGATCAGTATAGCTGTGTCTCCCCGGTTAGGAGCTGCATACAAGCCACAACAGAAAGGGGTCAACCTCCTCCCCTGCTGGAAAGACCAAAAGCTACTCTGCAAAGCTCCAGCCTTAACATTAATGCAGTCAACAAGACTCCACCTGTTCTCAGTAGGCAGGGGTCTGTGGCTTCTCTGTCATCATCTTACAGccggtcttcctctttttctgaaGAGGATACTAGAAGCCCGGTGAAATTGAGTCCCAGTTATACAAGAAAACCTAGGCAACTGGATATAACAGAATCCCCAGTTAAGGATCATGTTTCCAGTAGCAAATACCAGGATTCTAGAGTTTGTGATGTTTCTGAGAATATTGATGTCAAAAAATCTGAAGACaaattacagaagaaattaaCTCCTGAAAAGTCtatctttaaaaatgacaaagagaaGTTGTGCTCCATGAAGGAACACCATGAAACTGCGTTGAATGAGACACAAGACTCTCCTCCCCCTTATGCCCCACTCCAGCAGACTGGAGTAGGTAACATGTTTAAATCTCTTGCTTCAGTACTTGAAAGTCAAAAATATTCCTACAGGGGTGGCCCTTTTGGTAGACCGCCAGCTGGAAGTCGTGGAAGCAGTGGATCTTCTTTGAAGTACAAGCCGTCCATCAGTGGAGATTTCCCCAGAAAGAGTCCTGTATGCAGTGAATCACTAGCATTTTCTTCTCAGTTAACTACCTCAGATTATGAAGAAATGTGGTGCAGTAAAACTCATTCTGTGGTGCCCAAAAAAGAGATTACCCAATGTAGCTCAAGAGACTCGAATAAAACCGAAATAAAGCAAGAAGAAATGGGAACTGATGCAGATATTAAGCAGGACTTTTGTGAGGGGCAAGACAAAACTAAGGTCATGCCAGTGACAGAAAAGGATGGCATAATAATGAGTAAAAAGGTGAATAAGGTGAAGGAGGAAAGGAAGCAGACATCAGTGTCAAAGACATCCCTTGCAGAGCAGGGACGTAGTTGTGAAGTTCTTTTGACGCGATATGAAATTCCAGAAGGAAGCTGCTGTGTAAAGgcagacaaagacagaaaaaatgaaaaggaaagagaaaaagagatggAGAAGGAAAAATCAGGAAAAGGACAGAAGATTGAAGATAGACATCGACGAAGAAGTAGGAAAGAGCACAAAAAGCACCGGAAAAGGGATTCTTTGTCTGCCTCCACATCCTCCTCAGGAAATGGGCTCAGCAGCAGATGTAGTTCACAGAAGCACAAGGATAAAGAAAGCAAAGCTCATAAGGATAAGAGCAGACAGGTGCTAGGAAATTTGGACATGCAGAGCAAAGAGGTTCAAGGCAGAGAGAAAAGCAAAGCGGAAGGAACTAGCGCAGCATCCACAAAGGGTGAATCAAAGAGGTCGTCTAACTCTGGAAATGTTAAGAAGGAAGAGGCATCAGCAACAGTATCTTCTGGCGGAAACCATAAAGCTGGAAGCTCTTTAGGACCCGCAGACCTTCTAAAGCTGAAGGCACTTTCTGATGGTCCCCCTAAAGAGCTGAAAATTCGtctgattaaagtggaaagtggGGATCGTGAGACCTTTATTGCTTCGGAGGTGGAGGAGAAGCGAATTCCCCTTTCAGAAATCACCATTAAAAACGCGGCTAGTGAAGTGATCCGGGCCTGCAAGTAAGTGTGATCAGAGCCCTTTGAATTAATAGTATTACACTCTTAATATTAAAGCACCCACTTAGTGTTCAGTTTAAAATCAGTATATTAGAGTGTTCTGATTTTTAGTGCCATATAAtgtagttttgtgtttttgttttttttttttaacataaatatgcatAAGATAACAGGATGTGGTTTGTATAACTACCATCACATTTAAGTGGCAAGGAATGGCCAATTAgtaaagattgtttttttctaatggatttttttaatccttttattATGTACTAACACATTAACAATTTATGGAACCAAAAGTTACTTCTCTTGAAACCACATGCACCCTGATATGTTTTTTTTAGTCAATACAAGCGTGATTAAAATCTTTGTTACATAAGCTGAACTTCTGCTCTTCAATAAAGTGCATTTGACTGAGAAAActattaaaatatctttgttaggaatgcaAAAATTAAAGGGAAGTTTTGGGAGTCCCACCTTCAACCAGAATTTTCTGTGAAGCCAAATATGGGAAATGAAGAAAATCTTCCAAGAGAGAAACTGAACCCACCTACCCcaagtatttatgtatgtattactGCAGTTTCACTACTGCAAATTCAAGAATGatgtctttgttttaatgttttattatgttaattttatttggtataattttgaattttagtacctTAAGccctatttaattttttaaagattttaaaattatagtGTAAAAGGAAATACCATTTTGGTAAAGCTCATATTCACTTGAAGAGGAATGTGCAAGTAGCTTGTTTATGTGTCAAGTTTTCTGTCTTCCAGTCCATTAAACCGCATCAACATGATTTGTCTAGGTTGGCTGCAGCTGCCATACTCCCTTGAACCCAGGATTGTCGATTAGTCGTGCTGAGATGAGCCAGGACAGTCAGGACACAAACTAGCAAGAGTGGTGCAAACTTCAATTGTGCAAAACACTATGTATGccatccataataaataaaaacaggcaTACTGGTGGATGTTAAAatgtctaataaataatccaaataaaaaaaggataaaattGCTGGCAGAGTATGTTCCTTTAAAGCATTTAAAGTATCTCCTCTACTTACCCCGAAAGGGGCTCTGCAACAAGAGAAAACATCCACCGATAGGTGCAGTCAACCATTTTATCCTGGCTGTGGTCCTTCCTCCAATTCTAATCATTTGGCAGGGTGTCAAGCCTTGCTCCTCTCACCCACTGCTGTTCCTTGACCTCTCGCAGGAGCCCACTCTTAGCACTTGCTGAACATCCCAAGGCGCAGGATTAATTCTTGTCCCACATCTGTTACTGGCAACGCGATCCTCTTTGGGACTCAACGAACTGCATGCATCTGCATGTGATTGCCTGACCAGTCAAGTTACCTCCACAACACAGTCAGCCCTAACCATTTGTTTCACTCCGACATGTGCCTGCATTACTACTGGACTATTGTCAGGTGCTGCAGAACAAGGTGGCAGCATGTAGTGGTATCTATCAGTCATGACCAGTGTATTTCTTCAAAGTGATGCCTGTTTGTCAGCTGTCCATTTACATTTGATTCAGTTTACTTTTATGTTGCACTCAGAGAactgtaaatgtaattacacACTTAATAATATACTGATTAATAACACCTAAAGACACAGATTTATTTAAGCACGGATGAAGAAAAACAATTCCAAACCAATTACATCAGTTGGAACCTAACTATATTCTGTCCATCAACATAAATATTGACaaattaaaagaggaaaacaaacagTCTAGTCAGCAGGTTTGACTGACGGCAGTCAACTCAAATTTACTTCGATTATGAGTTTGTTGAATTGTGTGAATATGCCAGTACAACCATGAATGGAAATTTTTGTACTGAATATTGATGGACATGTATACAGAGGACAAAAGGGAAGAACCCGAGTTGGTCTGGACACACCTTATCACTGTCTCATTTGTCCatgattattttaatgatttttctgcAAAGCTGGTTTATTTTTATGGGCTTTTAtgaactattttattttttgttttgttgttgcagtTGGAAAGTAAGCGCGATGCTTTCTCCCCAGTGCTTCACCAGTTTTGCACAGACTCAAAAAATCCCATTACTGTCATCCGAGGCCTGGCTGGGTCACTGCGCCTTAGTGAGTATCCATTTAGACATAATGGCTTGTAGTTGTACATGTGCTCTCTTTGCACCAGGCGTTATCTCACTCAGCTGTTTTACGCCACGTTTCTGTCACTTTATCCATGTTATTCTGAAAACCCATGATTTGAAGTAGCACATGTCTTGATATGATATTGCTTGCTCTCCTTCCTTTACTTACTAATAAATTGTACTACCTTTGCTGTTCATTCCGTAGATCTGGGCCTGTTTTCAACTAAGTCTTTAGTAGAAGCAAATGGAGATCATTCTGTGGAGGTTCGCACACAGGTTCAGCAGCCTTCAGATGAAAACTGGGATTTCGCAGGCAACAAACAGACTTGGCCATGTGAGAGCAGCCGTTCTTACACCACTATTGCAAAGTATGCTCAGTATCAGGCATCATCTTTCCAGGAAAGCTTACAGGTGAATACTATGTTGCACTTTAACCCAGCTATggattctttaaattaaatgcatgGCTAAACTGTCCTGGAGTATTTGTACATTAAGATATTTTAAGAAATTCTGCTAAATTCTTGAGTTTCAGATTTTATACTAGCAACAGTACCATTTGATCTAGGTTAGTGATATGTGTCTGATACAGAAGTAATATTGTATAAAACAAATCTTTGGACATCAGTGGATTGATAAGAAAAGTTGTGTTCATTTGTATAAtttaaagagttttatttttattttttattttattgtatatttctagGAGGAGAAAGGCAGTGATGAAGATGAGGATGAAGAGGAACAAGTCAGCACACCAGTGCCTTCTATCAACAGGTAGATCTGTTGTTTAGgagttaaaacatattttaacaaaTTCAGACTGGAGTTTTAAAACCTGATTAGAATTACTACTTTTAATGTCTAAATTTGCACTGCCTTTCTTGGCCTTGTCTCATGAACAAATCCCATTAAACTTGCATGTTCTGTAgggttaaaattattttaagccTACAGGAGCTCCTGAAGCAATAGTTTATGATTTgattgcatcagatttttttccAGCAGAATGTTCAACTAAAACTACAAAAAATTACACTGGAAAATAGGCAGATAGATGAAGTGACATTAAAACTTGGTGCTGCATCAATGGTAatagttatttgtatttttgtattgttcttcttctgttttAGTTCGGATCAGAAAGGGAAGATAATAAAGTTTGGGACAAACATTGATCTCTCTGATCCCAAGCGGTAAGGTTCAACTCTCTGTGAAGTCATCTAAATATTGCATGCAGTCTTTCTGTTACTGacatttataaattataatgaCTCTTGGCATTGGTCTGTTGTATTTAATACAAGCAATAAAAAACATGAAGCTACTTATTTCTGATAATAATATGGAAATAGTAGTATCAGTGTAACTGAAACTACATTTTTATACTAAGAAAATTTAATATGAACATATTTTGCTTGTATAAATTTCCTGTTTGTGCCATCAAAGTTTGTTGTTCCTcccttcttttcctttttgttgtGCCTCCTTTCCTCTGTAGTTAAGAGTCTTTAAAACTCAACTCATTCACATGGTTCAGGAGACTGAAGAATTGGCAGTTTTTTTAGCTGATGTAGTGCCAGGTATCTGGAACATCAACCAAAAAAGTGTACACACAGAAAGATCCAATAGTAAGCGTGTCCTCTctgacattttgtaaagtttgtgATCACTGTCCCTGAAACCCAGACACATGGCAATCTATGATCTGAAGGCATCCTATCTGGATAGGATAAGATGCCAAATCTGAAGAAGATACATGTCGTCCAAATACACTGTTACTGTTGCTTTTAcagaacaccacatttaagaaaGAGGTATTTGTTTCCTTTAGGTTCCCTTGAATGGCTCTACATaatttcatttatgtttcattcttATATTGCAGATGGAAGCCACAACTCCAGGAGCTTCTCAAGTTGCCCGCTTTTATGCGAGTTTCCTCCAGTGGCAATATGTTAAGTCATGTAGGATATACCATTTTGGGCATGAACACCGTGCAGCTGTATATGAAGGTGCCAGGCAGTCGCACACCAGGTAAACAGAAGATAGGCTATTGTTTGGGAACTGTTGGAAATTGTGACTTTTCCTTGTTAATATATTCGGTGGtagtttagcaaaaaaaaagtgaGGATCACACAGATTCATGACCACATTTCCTCTAAGGTATGATTAAttcagaaatgtatattttttcattggGATAAGTTAGTTTGAAAGAAGAAAATTTTCAG
This genomic interval carries:
- the kdm6ba gene encoding lysine-specific demethylase 6B, coding for MHHTSDQFGGRSTQDNFPLESLSQGRGWGPTGGRSWLPPSSRCASSTSQPSLPPHPPPPPPPHMSGLVHPNKLMVSAGSLPRTLHDKIDAIHGLAQSLLRDQHQPRLWEQLGQIYESEQDLEEALRCYQNALRYQTYGGGYNHLSTHVSQLQRFLNPHQHRPRTLPLVVDVWSLLQQQPRNFPGKNNCQLKRPATHMDHTVIHHTPGIHHMISSAAPNDEIPSQVKRKRSSSPDQVHHGGLQRTPITNPHHQGHYQQSKPNLWNPLHKSGHSWHHPERKSTQADFQDQQKNILGGYPCRTNLSNTSSSLSPPALTSPPQFINRSNSKSQLQTTTSSLMNQIHDGASINSPNILPSTLNSQHQLQCSASGEGNRNSYNQSRLTVESAARNELRGNPRSDSREPRVIGSDSQQARLEQQSVSPADITCVPYNTHHQPNNSTVAGTPHSLATVSSSASSSEVWRKEQHSSSGGNGSHLTAGLYSRSQGLETQGHNRPSEGDTALVVHEHKPSSPPSLSGTAAIVTTATNINHASMYNSSSTSKTVQVTAPSTGSTTVGNLIRTTADWKGDSRKDLSLSSAFVNPGVTDGIGSMYGKDVHGPLVKQESFYDHSNISVTAAPSSSVISPNIRTSFQQSKVKSMSNEKEIGGLQNVNTAKPTVPPPTAFETVQPLSDQPLSSQAHESPYHKSFPRKTQSIEEVLDKLDAELERRTQSEIELLEVEKEEQNVNDTMPILTCNDDKVSPAQSVSNKKFQQRCIEKDTARMSASSLYWTTGNSNAIHLPASPAEDERPKTPGLDLGAEQEKQRNRSESKNSREMQGPQVSQSPNTSGTTSYRPSEMDGLLMQQTAAVLPKDLAMLGAVRGNRTPSQGATSPCFTMDRRQDCLKGVVIKKETEPVKIENGKKLFEDFSASPGGQADQFEEPSELSTILPDGLANIMKMLDESIKKEELYKNTSQVKDQYSCVSPVRSCIQATTERGQPPPLLERPKATLQSSSLNINAVNKTPPVLSRQGSVASLSSSYSRSSSFSEEDTRSPVKLSPSYTRKPRQLDITESPVKDHVSSSKYQDSRVCDVSENIDVKKSEDKLQKKLTPEKSIFKNDKEKLCSMKEHHETALNETQDSPPPYAPLQQTGVGNMFKSLASVLESQKYSYRGGPFGRPPAGSRGSSGSSLKYKPSISGDFPRKSPVCSESLAFSSQLTTSDYEEMWCSKTHSVVPKKEITQCSSRDSNKTEIKQEEMGTDADIKQDFCEGQDKTKVMPVTEKDGIIMSKKVNKVKEERKQTSVSKTSLAEQGRSCEVLLTRYEIPEGSCCVKADKDRKNEKEREKEMEKEKSGKGQKIEDRHRRRSRKEHKKHRKRDSLSASTSSSGNGLSSRCSSQKHKDKESKAHKDKSRQVLGNLDMQSKEVQGREKSKAEGTSAASTKGESKRSSNSGNVKKEEASATVSSGGNHKAGSSLGPADLLKLKALSDGPPKELKIRLIKVESGDRETFIASEVEEKRIPLSEITIKNAASEVIRACKNAKIKGKFWESHLQPEFSVKPNMGNEENLPREKLNPPTPSIYLESKRDAFSPVLHQFCTDSKNPITVIRGLAGSLRLNLGLFSTKSLVEANGDHSVEVRTQVQQPSDENWDFAGNKQTWPCESSRSYTTIAKYAQYQASSFQESLQEEKGSDEDEDEEEQVSTPVPSINSSDQKGKIIKFGTNIDLSDPKRWKPQLQELLKLPAFMRVSSSGNMLSHVGYTILGMNTVQLYMKVPGSRTPGHQENNNFCSVNINIGPGDCEWFAVHESYWETISEFCEQHGVDYLTGSWWPVLEDLYKANIPVYRFIQRPGDLVWINAGTVHWVQAVGWCNNIAWNVGPLIAYQYQLALERFEWNDVKNVRSIVPMIHVSWNIGRSVKISDFDTFRMVKHCLLQSLKNTQILRNRLIQEGKKISYQSRVKDEPAYYCNECDVEVFNILFVTCENSSRKTYVVHCEDCARKRSQSLLNVVVLEQYKTEELMQVYDNFVLAPQPSSR